In the bacterium SCSIO 12741 genome, GTATAGCCATTGCCATAGGAACGATGGTTGACTTAGGGATTGTGTTATCCGAAAATGTGATCAAACACCTCAAAGAATCTCCGCCTGGGCAAAAACTAATTGATACCATTTATCAGGCATCTGCCGAAGTAAGTTCGGCCATTTTGACTGCGGTAACCACTACCATCGTAAGTTTTATTCCCGTATTCGCCATGGAGGCTGCAGAGGGCAAGTTATTTCGTCCCTTGGCCTTTACCAAAACGTTTGCTCTGTTAGCCTCGCTTGTGGTAGCCTTGATCATATTACCCACCTTGGCACATTGGATCTTTGGTTTCAAACTTCAAAAAAATGCCAAGGGCAAACTGCTCAATTCACTTTTGCTGGCTGGGGGATTAATTATCGCCATTTGGGTCAGCACCTGGGGTGGTCTATTTCTAATGATGTTCGCTACGGCCTGGTTTATTTCAGAATACAGCCCGAAACAAAACTTTGTTACCCGCAACCTTTACTCCCTGATTACTGTGCTAGCCATCACCTGGATATTGGCCAATTATTGGATGCCTTTGGGAGCTGGTGAATCTCTATTGTGGAACTTCCTTTTTGTTAGTCTGCTCGTTTCCGGAATTTTGGGTGCGTTCTACCTCCTGGAGCACAACTATACCCAAATTCTTAATTGGTGCCTGGCCCACAAAAAGAAGTTTCTACTCCTGCCCACCTTAGTCATTCTATGGGCTTCGGTTATTTGGATGGGTTTTGATGGAGTATTTGGTTTTATCGCCCGTGGATTTGACAAGCTGGATGTGCCAATCCGGTCCACGTCCGTATGGTCAGGTTTGAGTCATTCGTTTCCGGGAATAGGAAAGGAATTTATGCCTTCCCTGGATGAGGGAAGCTATTTGCTTATGCCTACCTCTATGCCCCATGCAGGTGTTGAGCAAAACAAACGGGTGGTTCAGCAACTGGATATGCTGTTGGCCAATATACCGGAAGTGGAGCTGGCCGTGGGAAAAATGGGCCGAGTTGAATCAGCTCTGGACCCTGCTCCTATTTCTATGTATGAAAACATTATCAACTACAAACCCGAATACAAGCTGAACAAAAAAGGCCGTCGAGTTCGATTTAAAGTAAATGATGACAACCTCTTCATTTTGGCTTCGGGAGACACTCTTTCCAATGAAGATGCCCTCAACCAGGGAATAGAAGGAGATGATCTGATCCCCGATGAATCAGGACAATATTTCCGCAATTGGCGATCTCATATTAAAAGCCCCGATGATATCTGGAAGGAAATTGTAAAAGTGACCCAAATTCCCGGCGTTACTTCTGCTCCCAAGCTACAGCCCATCGAAACCCGATTGGTCATGCTTCAAACGGGAATGAGAGCGCCAATGGGTATTAAGGTGTTTGGCCCTGATCTAAAATCTATCGAGGACTTTGGGATGAAGCTTGAACGGCTCCTAAAGGAAGTTCCATCGGTCAAAAAAGAGGCTGTTTTCGCCGATCGAATTGTGGGCAAACCCTACATCCATCTCAATATAGATCGAGAGGCGATCGCAAGGTATGGACTTCACATTGAGGACGTTCAACAAACCATTGAAATTGCTATTGGAGGCTCTAAAATCACTTCTACTGTTGAGGGGCGGGAACGTTTTCCCGTTCGGGTACGCTATCCCAGAGAGCTACGAGACGATCCTGAAAAACTTAAGAAGATATTCCTTCCTACCCCGACCGGGGCCCAAATCCCTTTAACTGAGGTGGTGGATATTGAATACATCCGAGGCCCACAGATGATAAGGAGCGAAAACACCTTTTTGGTCGGCTACGTCTTGTTGGACAAAAAAGAGGGCTATGCGGAGGTAGATGTTGTAGAAGATGCGCAACGCTACATTCAAACCCAAATAGATCAGGGCGAATTGGTGGTCCCTACCGGGGTGAGTTATCGGTTTTCCGGGAGTTATGAAAATCAGATTCGTGCAGAAAAACGACTGTCCATTATAGTACCCGTGGTACTTGCCATCATCTTTTTGATCCTCTACTTTCAGTTTAAATCGGTGAGTACTTCACTTATGATTTTCACGGGTATTGCCATGGCCTTTAGCGGTGCCTTTGTGATGCTCTGGTTATATGGAGAAGGTTGGTTTCTCAATTTCTCGGTATTCGGAACGAATATGAGGGACCTGTTTCAAATCCATCCGATCAACCTGAGCGTGGCGGTTTGGGTCGGTTTCATTGCACTATTCGGAATTGCCACTGATGACGGTGTACTGATGGGTACTTACCTCGACCAGAGCATTGCCCAAAACACCACTACTACAATTCCTGAAATACGCTCCGCTGTGGTTAAAGCTGGTCAGCGACGAATTAAGCCGGCCATTATGACCTCCACAACTACCATCATTGCGCTTCTCCCGGTACTAACCTCCACGGGAAGAGGAGCGGATATCATGATTCCCATGGCGATTCCTGCTTTTGGAGGAATGGTCGTAGCCTGCATTACTTATTTCATCGTTCCGGTACTCTACTGCATGAGAGAAGAACGAAAACTCAATAAAAAAACGCCATGATCACACTCAGCAAATATTTTCTCAGTATCCTGATTGTGTGCCTATCAGGAGTCTTACCTGCGCAAACCCTGGAGGATTATTTAAAATTAGCCGCTGAAAATAATCCTGGGCTCAAGGCCAGGTATGCCGAATTTGAAGCAGCTATGCAACGGGTTGCCCAAGTCAATACCCTGCCTGATCCCCAGTTGTCTTTTGGCTATTTCATCAGTCCGGTTGAAACAAGGGTGGGTCCACAACAAGCCAAAATAGGTTTGTCTCAAATGTTTCCCTGGTTTGGAACCCTTAGGGCCAAAGGAGAAATGGCTACCCTCCTGGCAGAATCAAAGTACCAGGAATTCTTAAATGCCAGAAACGAATTGAACTTTAAGGTAAAGGAAGCCTGGTATCCGCTCTATGAAGTCAATCGAACACTCCGATTGCAAGAGAAAAACAGGGAGATTCTTCACACCTATAAGCAACTGGCCACGGTAGGATTTAAGAATGATAAAGGAAGTATGGTAGACGTCATCCGTGTCGATATACTGATTGAGAATACGGATACGGAAATCAGACTTCTGCAGGCCAAACAAGCCCCTTTACGTTCAAGGTTCAACTCCTTGTTAAACAGAGCAGATACTTTTCCAGTTTTTGTTCCTGATTCAATATCCCTACGTACTGTGGAAATGGCTTATAGAAGGGATAGCCTGCTCACGGCACACCCGCTGTTGGAAGCCTATAACCTGAAGATGCTTTCAGCACAAGCTCAGGAAGATGTTGCTCGAAAAATGGGTTCACCCAATTTCGGTATCGGTTTGGATTATGTAATTGTAGGTAAAGGGCAATCT is a window encoding:
- a CDS encoding efflux RND transporter permease subunit, whose amino-acid sequence is MLNKVIRYFLENKLVTLIIILFFVGWGLITAPFGWKIGALPSDPVAVDAIPDIGENQQIVFTPWSGRSPQDIEDQISYPLTTSLLGIPGVKSIRSSSIFGFSSIYIIFQEDIDFYWSRSRILEKLNSLPAGLLPEGVQPSLGPDATALGQVYWYTLEGRDKNGNPIGGWDLHETRTVQDFYVKYALNAVDGVSEVASIGGFVQEYQVDVNPDALKVYGIPLHQVMMAVKKSNKDVGAKTIEINQVEYLVRGIGYIKSVEDLEKAVVAVHENVPIRIQDIGKVTLGPATRRGLLDKDGAEVAGGVVVARYGSNPLMVIENVKEKIQEIASGLPKKTLANGVESQLTIVPFYDRTQLIHETLGTLEEALSLELLITILVVIVMVLNLRASILISSLLPIAVLMVFIAMRYFQVDANIVALSGIAIAIGTMVDLGIVLSENVIKHLKESPPGQKLIDTIYQASAEVSSAILTAVTTTIVSFIPVFAMEAAEGKLFRPLAFTKTFALLASLVVALIILPTLAHWIFGFKLQKNAKGKLLNSLLLAGGLIIAIWVSTWGGLFLMMFATAWFISEYSPKQNFVTRNLYSLITVLAITWILANYWMPLGAGESLLWNFLFVSLLVSGILGAFYLLEHNYTQILNWCLAHKKKFLLLPTLVILWASVIWMGFDGVFGFIARGFDKLDVPIRSTSVWSGLSHSFPGIGKEFMPSLDEGSYLLMPTSMPHAGVEQNKRVVQQLDMLLANIPEVELAVGKMGRVESALDPAPISMYENIINYKPEYKLNKKGRRVRFKVNDDNLFILASGDTLSNEDALNQGIEGDDLIPDESGQYFRNWRSHIKSPDDIWKEIVKVTQIPGVTSAPKLQPIETRLVMLQTGMRAPMGIKVFGPDLKSIEDFGMKLERLLKEVPSVKKEAVFADRIVGKPYIHLNIDREAIARYGLHIEDVQQTIEIAIGGSKITSTVEGRERFPVRVRYPRELRDDPEKLKKIFLPTPTGAQIPLTEVVDIEYIRGPQMIRSENTFLVGYVLLDKKEGYAEVDVVEDAQRYIQTQIDQGELVVPTGVSYRFSGSYENQIRAEKRLSIIVPVVLAIIFLILYFQFKSVSTSLMIFTGIAMAFSGAFVMLWLYGEGWFLNFSVFGTNMRDLFQIHPINLSVAVWVGFIALFGIATDDGVLMGTYLDQSIAQNTTTTIPEIRSAVVKAGQRRIKPAIMTSTTTIIALLPVLTSTGRGADIMIPMAIPAFGGMVVACITYFIVPVLYCMREERKLNKKTP
- a CDS encoding TolC family protein, which gives rise to MITLSKYFLSILIVCLSGVLPAQTLEDYLKLAAENNPGLKARYAEFEAAMQRVAQVNTLPDPQLSFGYFISPVETRVGPQQAKIGLSQMFPWFGTLRAKGEMATLLAESKYQEFLNARNELNFKVKEAWYPLYEVNRTLRLQEKNREILHTYKQLATVGFKNDKGSMVDVIRVDILIENTDTEIRLLQAKQAPLRSRFNSLLNRADTFPVFVPDSISLRTVEMAYRRDSLLTAHPLLEAYNLKMLSAQAQEDVARKMGSPNFGIGLDYVIVGKGQSNLPDNGKDALMPMVTMSLPLFRGKYKAAIQEAQFTQLAIASSKKDFENQLLSSYELFWYELDEAYQLIALYQKQIRQINQAQRLLVTSYSHTGEDFEEVLRMQQELLDYQIAEASALKNYYTALAKLDYLTAKSE